The bacterium genome includes the window AAAAGCCGCCCGCCCGGGCGGCATTTTTAAATGGTAGTAAAAGGCCAAACGGCTTTTAAGGTTGCTTTAAAAACCTTTTTATGTTAAAAATTACGACTTGCCGCGCCCGCGTCGCGGGGCGTTTTATTTATGCAGCTTAAAATCGGACGCGTCGACCTGGTAAAGGGATTCCTTCGTTTCGTGCGCCTCGTGGCCGCGGCGCTCGTCGCGATAATATTGGGCTATCTCGTACTCGTCGTGGGCTTCGGCCGTATGTTCGTAGCCGGCGGCGAGTCGGTCGCGGTGCCGGAGATTATAGGCCACAACGTGGACGAGGCCGAGATGATGCTCGCCGACGCCGGCCTGGTGATGAAGGAAGTCGGCGTCGCGAAAGACTCGTCGCTGCCCGAGGGCTTCGTCGTCCAGCAGGACCCGGAGCCGGGCATCAAGGTGCGCAAGGGGCGGACCGTCAAAGTACGCGTGAGCGCCGGCCTGGCCGAAGTCCACGTCCCCAACGTCGTCGGCCGGACGCTGCGCCAGGCGGAGCTGGTCCTCACGCGCATCGGCCTTAACGTCGGCGAGGTCACCGACGTCCACGACGACACGGTGCCCAAGGACCACGTCATCGACCAGACGCCGAAGCCGCGCGATAAGGTCAACCGCGGCACCAAGGTAAACCTGCTGGTCAGCCTGGGCTCGGAAGAGGTAACGATCCTGATGCCGGCCAACCTCGTCGGCCTAACGGTGGACGAGGCCGCCAAGACGCTGAAAGAATACGAGCTCGCCGTGGGCAGCGTCACGACCGAGCCGTCAATGACCGTCCCCGCCAGCCGGATAATCCGCCAGGCGCCGGACATCGGCGAGCAGGTGAAGAAGGGCGAGGCGGTGGACCTCGTAATCTCGAGCGGGCCGCCCGCGCCCTAAAGTTATGGCGAAGCGAAAAGCGGAACTCGCGCCGTCGCTGTTGTCGGCGGACTTCGGCCGGATGGCCGAGGCGACGCGGCTCGTCCGCGACGCGGGCCTGAGGTACGTGCACCTCGACGTGATGGACGGCGAGTTCGTCCCCAACATATCCTTCGGCGCCAAGATGGCGGCCGATTTGCGGGACGACGCCGGCGACCTCGTAATGGTCGCGCACCTGATGGTGGAGAAACCGGAACGGTACGTCGACGACTTCGCCGCCGCGGGCGCGGACGTCATAACGGTGCACGCCGAGGCCACGCCCCACCTCCACCGCGCGCTGCAGCAGGTGAAGGCGGCCGGCAAGAAGGCCGGCGCCGCGGTCAACCCGGCGACGCCGCTCGCGGCACTCGAGGACGTGTTGGGCCTGGCCGATTTTATTTTGATAATGACGGTCAACCCCGGGTTCGGCGGCCAGGCGTTCGTCGAGGGCGGCCTGGCCAAGATAGCGCGCGCGCGCGCGATGGCCGACGCTTCGGGCCGCGATGTATTAATTGAGGTTGACGGCGGCGTAAAAAATGATAATATTAGGCGCGTGGCGGACGCCGGCGCGGACGTTATCGTCGCCGGGAGCGCGGTCTTCGGCGCGCCGGACCCGCTACGGGCCATAGCGGAACTTCAATCGGCACTCGACTCTTAGGGCCGAAAGCACGTAGGTCCGGAGGTGGAAATAC containing:
- a CDS encoding PASTA domain-containing protein → MQLKIGRVDLVKGFLRFVRLVAAALVAIILGYLVLVVGFGRMFVAGGESVAVPEIIGHNVDEAEMMLADAGLVMKEVGVAKDSSLPEGFVVQQDPEPGIKVRKGRTVKVRVSAGLAEVHVPNVVGRTLRQAELVLTRIGLNVGEVTDVHDDTVPKDHVIDQTPKPRDKVNRGTKVNLLVSLGSEEVTILMPANLVGLTVDEAAKTLKEYELAVGSVTTEPSMTVPASRIIRQAPDIGEQVKKGEAVDLVISSGPPAP
- the rpe gene encoding ribulose-phosphate 3-epimerase; the protein is MAKRKAELAPSLLSADFGRMAEATRLVRDAGLRYVHLDVMDGEFVPNISFGAKMAADLRDDAGDLVMVAHLMVEKPERYVDDFAAAGADVITVHAEATPHLHRALQQVKAAGKKAGAAVNPATPLAALEDVLGLADFILIMTVNPGFGGQAFVEGGLAKIARARAMADASGRDVLIEVDGGVKNDNIRRVADAGADVIVAGSAVFGAPDPLRAIAELQSALDS